One genomic segment of uncultured Tolumonas sp. includes these proteins:
- a CDS encoding multidrug effflux MFS transporter — MPPFVLIILLAGFPALATDMYLPALPMLQHLWQLSLAEANFSLVIFFITFSLFLLIYGPLADRFGRRPVLFAGLLIFIAGSLFCAMAQSIGQLVLARFLQGCGAAAASSLCLTLSKDLYTGEQQKKVMAYIGVIVPLVPMLAPMLGSWVIEHLSWRVIFISHVILALASLVGTMTLKEPAIHRTKGGLCAVLRRYMVLFQNRPYRSLTLVFSITPLFFYSFLAASGSIYMHDFQLTSQQFGLLFGFNAIGLMAGSFSCAKLSSRLTSMQILNWSLAGMFIAGLVMLFWHPTSISFAISMFAVSFCMGISRPLCNHMVLEQVHNDVGAASSLLTFSSFILGSIGMQMVSLLPDAKIIMIAVMALVGSFIPWLALRRMANNTAH; from the coding sequence ATGCCGCCGTTTGTCCTGATTATTCTGCTGGCTGGTTTTCCAGCACTGGCCACCGATATGTATTTGCCTGCCTTACCCATGCTGCAACATCTGTGGCAATTGTCGCTGGCGGAAGCCAACTTTTCATTAGTCATATTCTTCATCACGTTCAGTCTGTTTTTATTAATTTATGGCCCGTTAGCCGATCGTTTTGGTCGCCGCCCCGTGCTGTTTGCCGGGTTACTGATCTTCATTGCCGGTAGCCTGTTTTGTGCGATGGCACAATCAATTGGTCAACTGGTGCTAGCCCGTTTTCTGCAAGGCTGTGGCGCTGCTGCGGCATCTTCGTTGTGTCTAACGCTATCAAAAGATCTGTATACCGGTGAACAGCAGAAAAAAGTCATGGCCTATATCGGTGTGATTGTGCCGCTAGTCCCGATGCTGGCACCGATGCTGGGCAGTTGGGTCATCGAACATCTGTCATGGCGGGTGATTTTTATTTCCCATGTCATTTTGGCATTAGCATCACTAGTTGGTACGATGACACTCAAAGAACCCGCTATTCACCGGACAAAAGGTGGTCTTTGTGCAGTCTTACGCCGTTATATGGTGTTATTTCAAAACCGGCCCTATCGCTCTCTGACACTGGTCTTTTCCATTACCCCACTCTTTTTCTATTCGTTCCTTGCGGCTTCCGGCAGCATCTATATGCATGACTTCCAGTTAACCTCACAACAATTTGGTCTGCTGTTTGGTTTCAATGCGATTGGTTTAATGGCGGGTTCTTTTAGTTGCGCGAAACTCAGTTCTCGCCTCACATCGATGCAGATCCTGAACTGGTCGTTGGCCGGTATGTTTATCGCCGGCTTAGTAATGTTATTCTGGCACCCGACCAGCATCAGTTTTGCCATCTCTATGTTTGCAGTTTCATTTTGTATGGGCATCAGTCGTCCGCTGTGTAACCATATGGTGCTGGAACAAGTTCACAACGATGTCGGTGCCGCTTCGTCATTACTGACATTTTCATCGTTTATCTTGGGTTCCATTGGTATGCAGATGGTTTCTTTGCTACCCGATGCCAAAATAATCATGATTGCCGTTATGGCACTGGTTGGCAGCTTTATTCCATGGCTGGCCCTACGTCGTATGGCAAACAACACCGCACATTAA
- a CDS encoding glycine zipper 2TM domain-containing protein, with protein MNKSILSAWAFILSAAVTGCSSSGEQYSANVYKAGQVNSRQAAKTVKILAVMPAKIEVDNTEGKQNAQMIGGILGAVAGGVIGNKTSNHSKSGTAIGVAGGAGVGAAAGSLVKDTVLVDGVSLTYIEDGQTYNSAQVGKMCEFSPGVALVISTDGEETRLQPNATCPAKS; from the coding sequence ATGAACAAATCAATACTCAGTGCATGGGCATTTATTCTTTCTGCCGCAGTAACCGGCTGCTCATCATCAGGTGAACAGTATTCTGCCAACGTTTATAAGGCCGGTCAGGTCAACAGCCGCCAAGCAGCGAAAACAGTAAAAATCTTGGCGGTAATGCCGGCCAAAATCGAAGTCGATAATACCGAAGGCAAACAAAATGCCCAGATGATTGGCGGTATTCTCGGTGCAGTAGCTGGTGGCGTGATTGGTAACAAAACAAGTAACCATTCGAAAAGTGGCACCGCTATTGGTGTTGCAGGTGGTGCTGGCGTAGGTGCAGCAGCGGGTTCACTAGTAAAAGATACCGTGTTGGTTGATGGCGTGTCACTAACGTATATCGAAGATGGCCAGACGTATAACTCAGCACAAGTCGGTAAAATGTGTGAGTTTTCACCTGGTGTAGCCCTTGTCATTTCAACCGATGGGGAAGAAACCCGTTTACAACCGAATGCTACTTGCCCGGCCAAGTCATAA
- a CDS encoding DUF5384 family protein — protein MNKSLIALSLFLIASSVSAQSLQDQLATIDQVQQDRVAAEQAAQRKAEAEMKAEEERERKAYEAQERKEARARAAVAAKSAAREKAKAEAAQADKHRDQSYEDQLRELEVERQKAELAALKAKAKRADDYIDRELKQQDAETDNVQAKADATRNVSEGTKSMMTSEGKAKEKKASGWFSSDSE, from the coding sequence ATGAATAAATCGTTGATTGCTCTCTCATTATTTTTGATTGCATCATCTGTGTCTGCGCAATCCTTACAAGATCAATTGGCAACTATTGATCAGGTACAGCAAGATCGAGTGGCGGCAGAACAAGCAGCACAGCGTAAAGCTGAAGCAGAAATGAAAGCAGAAGAAGAACGCGAACGTAAAGCGTATGAAGCGCAAGAGCGTAAAGAAGCGCGGGCAAGAGCTGCGGTAGCTGCGAAAAGTGCGGCACGGGAGAAAGCCAAAGCTGAAGCAGCACAAGCCGATAAACACCGCGACCAGAGTTATGAAGATCAACTGCGGGAATTAGAGGTTGAACGTCAAAAGGCTGAACTGGCGGCATTGAAAGCAAAAGCGAAACGCGCTGACGATTACATCGACCGTGAACTGAAACAACAAGATGCGGAAACCGATAATGTTCAGGCGAAAGCCGATGCAACCAGAAATGTATCGGAAGGCACCAAGTCGATGATGACCAGTGAAGGTAAAGCCAAAGAGAAAAAAGCCTCCGGTTGGTTTAGCAGCGACAGCGAATAA
- a CDS encoding YaiI/YqxD family protein, with product MSIWVDADACPNVIKTILFRAAERTATALILVANQTISIPPSRNIRTLRVESGFDVADNEIVKRVEAGDLVITSDIPLAADVIDKGAFVLSPRGEEFTKENIRGRLNIRDFMDTMRASGIQSGGPAALNDTDKRNFANALDRYLARQK from the coding sequence ATGTCAATTTGGGTGGATGCCGATGCGTGTCCGAATGTGATTAAAACGATACTCTTTCGAGCAGCTGAACGAACGGCTACTGCATTAATTTTGGTGGCTAACCAGACTATTTCTATCCCTCCCAGTCGCAATATCCGTACTTTAAGGGTCGAGTCTGGTTTTGATGTCGCCGACAATGAAATTGTGAAACGGGTGGAAGCCGGTGATCTGGTGATCACCAGTGATATTCCGCTCGCCGCAGATGTCATCGATAAAGGGGCCTTTGTCTTATCACCGCGTGGCGAAGAATTTACTAAAGAGAATATCCGCGGGCGTCTGAATATCCGCGATTTTATGGACACTATGCGTGCCAGTGGCATTCAAAGCGGCGGCCCGGCGGCACTCAATGATACGGATAAACGCAACTTTGCGAATGCTCTGGATCGTTATCTGGCACGTCAAAAATAA
- a CDS encoding MCP four helix bundle domain-containing protein has translation MLTSLTIRTKIVFGQAILTILLLILSVSSYQTLATLQHNTDIFAGHLLKAQGVVLNADRDLYQALTAQHEYLQMGANRSNSQKLRADFDENSQQASDRMMSFLSSMSAYPEVTAKFGNFKTDFETRKSAALQVFSLVDAGQPDHCRDRITKHRH, from the coding sequence ATGCTGACATCACTCACGATCCGTACAAAAATTGTTTTTGGACAGGCCATCTTAACTATTCTGCTACTGATACTGAGTGTGAGCAGTTATCAGACATTAGCAACACTACAACACAATACCGACATATTTGCCGGCCACTTACTAAAAGCCCAGGGTGTGGTGCTCAATGCCGATCGCGATTTGTATCAGGCGTTAACTGCGCAACATGAATATTTACAAATGGGGGCAAACCGGAGCAATTCGCAAAAATTACGTGCTGATTTCGATGAAAACAGCCAACAAGCGTCTGATCGCATGATGAGTTTTTTATCCAGTATGAGTGCTTATCCTGAGGTCACTGCAAAATTCGGTAATTTTAAAACTGATTTTGAAACGAGGAAGAGTGCCGCATTACAAGTGTTTTCGTTAGTCGATGCAGGGCAACCAGATCACTGCCGCGACAGAATAACAAAGCACCGTCATTGA
- a CDS encoding U32 family peptidase — protein MNQRQKLELLAPAKNLEFGIEAINHGADALYIGGPTFGARAAAGNSVADIAKLAAYAHRYDAKVLVAFNTILRDDELEDAQRLTHQLYDAGVDALIVQDLGLLRLDLPPIALHASTQLDNRTPEKVRFLEEVGFSRAVLARELSLAQIREIAQQTSIQLEFFIHGALCVSYSGQCYISHAITGRSANRGECAQLCRVPCTLENRDGIALAKDQHLLSLKDMNQSANLQALAEAGISSFKIEGRLKDLSYVKNVTAWYRQQLDAIMAGQPQWQRASVGRSRYTFTPQPEKSFNRGSTDYFLHGRQIEINSFLSPKFAGEPVGTVSRLGDKWLEVQSNEIFHNGDGISYFNQKKELVGLRVNRAEGNRLFPAETMRGLSVGTELFRNHDQELEKLLEKKSAERHISVNMQLSDTDEGVSLQITDEQGVSASVALALVKEPASNPERAVTTLQEQLAKLGNTMFVADKVELTLSQPWFIPVSSLNALRRDAVQQLELARAAAYQRPAPSTQRSPLAVFPQQKLTYLSNVYNQQAAAFYQQHGVGTIAPAYEMNQESDEVSLMITKHCLRYSFNQCPKEREPGFKPESLVLKMGKDAFRLKFDCKRCEMHVLGKSKQSRLSK, from the coding sequence ATGAATCAGCGTCAAAAACTAGAATTGCTGGCTCCGGCCAAAAACCTCGAATTTGGTATCGAAGCCATTAACCATGGCGCTGATGCACTGTATATCGGCGGCCCAACTTTTGGCGCCCGTGCCGCAGCAGGCAATAGTGTGGCGGATATTGCAAAACTGGCGGCCTATGCGCATCGTTATGATGCCAAAGTGCTGGTGGCGTTTAATACCATCTTGCGCGATGACGAATTAGAGGATGCACAACGCCTGACGCATCAGTTATACGATGCCGGTGTCGATGCTTTAATTGTGCAGGATCTGGGGTTGTTACGTCTGGATCTGCCGCCGATTGCGTTGCATGCCAGTACCCAGTTAGATAATCGCACCCCCGAGAAAGTCCGTTTTCTGGAAGAGGTCGGTTTTTCACGCGCGGTGTTAGCGCGTGAATTGTCGCTGGCGCAGATCCGCGAGATTGCGCAGCAAACATCGATCCAGCTGGAGTTTTTTATTCATGGTGCACTGTGCGTCAGTTACAGCGGTCAGTGTTATATCAGCCATGCCATTACTGGTCGCAGTGCCAACCGTGGTGAGTGCGCGCAGCTTTGCCGTGTGCCTTGCACGTTGGAAAATCGCGATGGCATCGCACTGGCAAAAGATCAGCATCTGTTATCACTGAAAGACATGAATCAAAGTGCGAACTTGCAAGCACTGGCCGAGGCGGGGATCAGCTCGTTTAAAATCGAAGGTCGCTTAAAAGATCTTTCCTATGTGAAAAACGTAACAGCCTGGTATCGCCAGCAGTTAGACGCCATCATGGCCGGTCAACCGCAATGGCAACGTGCTTCCGTCGGGCGTAGTCGTTATACCTTTACACCGCAGCCGGAGAAAAGCTTTAACCGTGGCAGCACCGACTATTTCCTGCATGGCCGTCAGATCGAAATTAATTCATTTTTAAGCCCGAAATTTGCCGGTGAACCGGTTGGTACTGTCAGCCGGTTAGGCGATAAATGGCTGGAAGTGCAGAGTAATGAGATTTTTCATAACGGCGATGGCATCAGTTATTTTAACCAGAAAAAAGAGCTGGTGGGGCTGCGGGTGAATCGCGCGGAAGGTAACCGCTTATTTCCTGCCGAAACCATGCGTGGGCTCAGTGTGGGTACAGAATTGTTTCGCAACCATGACCAAGAGCTGGAAAAGCTGCTGGAGAAAAAATCAGCGGAACGACACATCAGCGTGAATATGCAGCTTAGTGATACTGACGAAGGTGTTAGTTTACAAATCACCGATGAACAAGGTGTCAGTGCCTCTGTCGCGTTAGCGCTGGTGAAAGAACCTGCCAGTAACCCTGAACGGGCAGTGACGACACTGCAAGAACAATTGGCCAAACTCGGGAATACCATGTTTGTTGCGGATAAAGTGGAGCTAACACTCTCCCAGCCGTGGTTTATTCCGGTCAGTAGCCTGAATGCATTACGACGCGATGCCGTGCAGCAACTGGAATTAGCCCGTGCCGCTGCGTATCAGCGCCCGGCGCCCAGCACACAGCGTTCACCACTGGCGGTATTCCCGCAGCAGAAACTCACTTATCTGAGCAATGTCTATAATCAGCAGGCGGCGGCGTTTTATCAGCAACACGGTGTTGGTACGATTGCACCGGCTTATGAGATGAATCAGGAGAGTGATGAAGTCTCATTGATGATAACCAAACATTGTTTGCGTTACAGTTTTAATCAATGCCCCAAAGAGCGGGAGCCGGGTTTTAAACCTGAATCATTGGTATTAAAAATGGGTAAAGATGCCTTCCGGCTGAAGTTTGACTGTAAGCGTTGTGAAATGCATGTATTGGGTAAATCGAAGCAATCGCGCTTGAGCAAATAA